GCCACACTTAGACTGACAGCACTGTCTCTGCTTCCCCATGGGGCTCCAGCCTAAGCACTAGTGCCACCAAGCCTGGGCTCAGGGTGGAGGCCTAAGGAGAGTCTGGCTGTCAGGGCCGGGGGTGGCAGTGGCAGCTTACAGCTACCCTTGggtggccaggccagagcagctGCTCCTGGGGGAAACGACACAGGAGTAGTGACCCTCGAACGGGGGGCTTCCACGTCCAGCGTGAAGTGAACCAGATAAGAGACATTCAGGCAGTCTCCTGCGGCAGTGAGGCCACACCGCCAGCCGGCACCTCTGGAGGCCAGCACAGATGCTCATCTGGTGCTAaggcagggccagggcccggGCCGCTCACAGCCACACTGTAGCAGCAGACACAGGCCGGGGCCCGGGCCGGACACgtgcagccacagcaccccaGCGGCCGAGAGCTCCTCAGTTATGGAGGAGACAGACGCAGCCACTCAGCACTGTCCCTTCTGCTGTTTGCTCCAAAGTCACACCGTTCAGGCAAAGTCCGCAGACCtccaatgggacgctggactctatgtatggtgtatgcttgcaatgagggaatcccagaacaacttgagctgtggctatgcaacaggatggaagaatccaccgggggggggagggtttggggtgaaggggtgagaattccagtacctatgaattgtgtcacgtaatacattgtaattaatggagaaaaaaaaataaaattaaaaaaaaaaaaaaaaaaaaaagtccgcaGACCTCGGGGTAGATACCCGAGAAGCTTCTGCAGCATGCAGAGTCCCAGGCCCCGCCTCAGGGAGTGCGGACGCACacagggtcctctcctgcttacCAGAATGATTTTGGTCTCATCGAGTTCAGCTTGCACCTTGGTCATGGGGTCTGCTTCTCGAGGATTCTAGAAAAGAGCCAAGAATAACAAAGTCAGACCTGGAGTGGCTCCCTGGAAACAGGGCTCACACCCAGGAAGCCAGACAGGCCTGCATCGAGCCCGGTTCCCAGGCCTGAGGAAGGCAGACTGGCTCTCTGCGCCCAGGGTTCAAGGGTGAACAATGGCCGGAGGATGCCCCCAGCAGCCCCGGCAGGCAACTCACTGTCCAATCTCCCTACCTGGTATTTGCTCAGGTAAGCATCCAGCGCTTCATATTCTATTGTGGCAGGGGACCCCACCGGCCATTGGATCCTCTCGACCTCCTTGGAGAATTCATCCAGTACCTGCAAAACAAAGCGGCCTTTGCATTTCACCCACCTGGGCCTCTGGCATCTGAGTCACCGGGACAACTCTGCTAGGGGGCCCTCACCTGGCCAATGAGAAAGGTGCTTCCATTTTAAACTAGCTTGCCTGGAGAAAGGGTGCTGGCTGGTTAATGTTCCCAAGTCGTTCTTCCCCAAGGGGACGGGTCCTGTGAATTTAAGTGTCACCCACCCTCCTGCCAATGCTCTAGTGCCTCAGGGCAGGTGGAAGCCTGCCTTGGACCAGCTTCTATCAGCTGCACAAGGAGGACCTAATGACACATAGACACTGAGCCCTCGGCTGGGAGCTGCAGCACCTGGGGAGAGGCCATCCCAGAAGGGAAGCTGCAGCTGACAGCCTGGACACAGGTGTGAGGGCCACAGCTGCTCTGGAAGCGACAGGGATGGTGACCTTCAGCTAGGGGCTTCAGGCACTGTGCACCAAGCCCCAGGCTCGCCCTCGGGACCAAACTGACCAAAGCACACACTCACCTTCTCCAGCAAGGTGAAGGCTACCCGAGACGGGTACTCACTGTCAGCAATGACCACCCCCGCAAGACTGTCACTCCGCACATAGACATGACACAGGTACTCTGAAGACAGAATAGCACACACAGATCAA
The sequence above is a segment of the Ochotona princeps isolate mOchPri1 chromosome 20, mOchPri1.hap1, whole genome shotgun sequence genome. Coding sequences within it:
- the YKT6 gene encoding synaptobrevin homolog YKT6 isoform X1, whose product is MKLYSLSVLYKGAPKVVLLKAAYDVSSFSFFQRSSVQEFMTFTSQLIVERSAPGSRASVKEQEYLCHVYVRSDSLAGVVIADSEYPSRVAFTLLEKVLDEFSKEVERIQWPVGSPATIEYEALDAYLSKYQNPREADPMTKVQAELDETKIILVSRRGPCVRPHSLRRGLGLCMLQKLLGYLPRGLRTLPERCDFGANSRRDSAEWLRLSPP